A genomic segment from Malus domestica chromosome 05, GDT2T_hap1 encodes:
- the LOC103427921 gene encoding uncharacterized protein encodes MAQTTEISQSGAFLRTASVFRNFISRDPNSQFLAEPGRYHLYISYGCPWASRCLAYLKIKGLEKAISFTSVRPTWGRTKETDEHMGWVFPASDTEVVGAEPDPLNGAKSIRELYELASSQYTGKYTVPVLWDKKLKTIVNNESAEIIRMFNTEFNDTAENASLDLYPSHLQSQIDQTNEWIYDKINNGVYKCGFARKQEAYDEAVKELFEALDKCEEILSKQRYLCGNTLSEADIRLFVTLIRFDEAYAVNFKCNKKLLREYPNLFNYTKDIFQVPGVSSSVNMDHIKRGYYTMAAINPSGIIPIGSNIDYSSPHDRDRFST; translated from the exons ATGGCTCAAACTACGGAGATATCACAATCCGGTGCATTTTTGAGAACTGCTTCTGTGTTCCGTAACTTCATTTCACGGGACCCAAATTCGCAGTTTCTGGCAGAACCTGGGAGATATCATCTGTATATCTCGTATGGTTGCCCTTGGGCTTCTAGGTGCCTCGCATACTTGAAAATCAAGGGACTTGAGAAAGCCATCAGCTTTACG TCAGTCAGACCAACATGGGGAAGAACAAAAGAAACCGATGAGCATATGGGGTGGGTGTTTCCTGCTTCCGATACCGAGGTAGTTGGAGCTGAACCGGACCCTTTGAACGGGGCAAAAAGTATTAGAGAACTTTACGAACTTGCAAGCTCACAGTATACCGGAAAGTACACAGTTCCA gttctatgggataaaaaacttaaaacaatTGTCAACAACGAGAGTGCAGAGATTATTCGTATGTTTAATACTGAATTCAATGATACAGCTGAAAACGCATCTTTGgacttgtatccttctcacttgcaaTCTCAAATCGATCAGACGAATGAATGGATATATGACAAGATAAATAACGGTGTCTATAAATGTGGGTTTGCGAGGAAACAGGAGGCTTATGACGAG GCTGTGAAAGAATTGTTCGAAGCTTTGGATAAATGCGAGGAGATACTTAGCAAGCAACGATACTTGTGTGGGAACACATTGTCTGAAGCAGATATTCGGTTGTTTGTCACTCTTATAAGATTCGACGAG GCTTACGCAGTCAACTTCAAGTGCAACAAGAAACTGCTACGAGAATACCCGAATTTGTTTAACTACACGAAAGATATCTTCCAAGTTCCTGGAGTGAGCAGCTCTGTCAACATGGATCACATAAAGCGAGGTTATTACACCATGGCGGCTATCAATCCCTCCGGAATAATTCCTATTGGCTCAAATATCGATTACTCTTCTCCTCATGACAGAGACAGGTTTTCTACATAG